One window from the genome of Salvia splendens isolate huo1 chromosome 9, SspV2, whole genome shotgun sequence encodes:
- the LOC121748849 gene encoding probable purine permease 5, with protein MQHQLLMPDMEDPRPKTFREKLEAYKAMALNTFNTKPISHWILLALSSGAMLVAFPASSLLSRVYYSDGGESKWIISWVAVAGWPIPALVLVPTYFVLGVSPTPLNLKLVVSYIVLGFLSAADNLMYAYGYAYLPASTASLLGSTSLIFSTLFGCLLVKNKINASIINAIVIITAAMVIIALDSDSDRYGNVTDRQYAMGFIWNVLGSMLHGLIFALSELVFVRLLGRWSFHVVLEQQVMVSLLGFAFTTVGLVINNDFQNMASEAKSFKGGRSAYLSVLIWGVVTFQLGILGATAALFLASTVLAGVLNSIRVPLTSIAAVVILHDPMSGFKILSLIVTFWGFASYIYGNCTPDKDSSLS; from the exons ATGCAGCATCAACTACTAATGCCAG ATATGGAAGATCCGAGGCCAAAAACGTTCCGAGAAAAGCTTGAGGCTTACAAGGCCATGGCTTTGAATACATTCAACACCAAGCCTATCTCACATTGGATTCTATTAGCTCTAAGCAGTGGAGCAATGCTCGTGGCGTTCCCTGCCTCGTCTCTACTGTCGCGTGTTTATTACTCTGATGGTGGGGAGAGCAAGTGGATAATCTCGTGGGTGGCTGTTGCCGGATGGCCTATCCCTGCATTGGTCTTGGTTCCTACTTATTTCGTTTTGGGAGTGTCTCCGACTCCGCTGAACCTGAAGCTCGTCGTGTCCTACATTGTCCTGGGCTTCCTAAGTGCGGCTGACAACCTCATGTACGCGTATGGATATGCTTACTTACCCGCATCAACTGCTTCTCTGTTGGGATCAACGTCCTTGATCTTCTCAACGCTCTTCGGATGCCTCTTGGTGAAGAACAAGATCAATGCTTCCATCATAAACGCTATTGTGATCATTACGGCTGCAATGGTGATTATAGCCCTTGATTCAGATTCTGATAGGTATGGGAATGTGACGGACAGGCAGTACGCGATGGGGTTTATCTGGAACGTGCTGGGGTCCATGCTGCACGGGCTCATATTTGCTCTGTCGGAGCTGGTCTTTGTGAGGCTGCTCGGGAGGTGGTCCTTCCACGTGGTGCTGGAGCAGCAAGTGATGGTTTCTTTGCTGGGATTTGCGTTCACGACAGTGGGGCTCGTGATCAACAACGACTTCCAGAATATGGCGTCTGAGGCAAAAAGTTTTAAAGGCGGTAGGAGTGCATACCTGTCTGTTCTCATCTGGGGTGTGGTTACATTCCAGCTAGGGATTCTTGGAGCCACGGCTGCGCTGTTTCTGGCTTCGACCGTGCTGGCTGGTGTGCTCAACTCGATACGAGTGCCCCTTACGAGCATCGCAGCCGTTGTGATACTACATGATCCAATGAGTGGTTTCAAGATCCTATCTCTCATTGTCACCTTCTGGGGATTTGCTTCTTACATATATGGGAATTGCACTCCAGATAAAGACTCATCATTATCTTAA
- the LOC121749732 gene encoding probable LRR receptor-like serine/threonine-protein kinase At2g24230: MGVEIVGYYFLVVALLFRPLVCQQPNTDESFLLEFFVKMGLNPPQKYGFSGSFCSWRGVVCDDEGENVVKLEASGVGLSGVIPDTTIGKLTKLESLDLSSNKITTLPSDLWSLGSLIFLNLSHNLISGSLSSNIGNFGHLQSLDLSFNKFNGIIPEAVSSLTKLQALNLSHNGFESSVPLGMLQCLNLVSVDLSENKLNGSLPSGFAAALPQLKLLSLAENKVVGWDSDFTGMKSVSYLNISGNLFRGSVLGVFEGALEVVDLSRNQFQGHIPQVNLTSPFNWSSLLYLDISENELSGELFFSGLHHSINLRHLNLAHNRFTKQHFLINVDMLTHLEYLNLSATYLVGEIPSNISGLTSLATLDLSDNHLSSHIPRLAFKSLKFLDLSHNNLTGDIPLVVIDELHHMDTFNFSYNNLSFCASRFSPKNLEASFIGSTNSCPIAANPDFFRKKSPKHKGLKIALALTVSMVFLLLGLLVLAFRCRRKTRMWAVKQDSYKEEQAVSGPFSFQTDSTTWVADVKQATSVPVVIFEKPLLNFTFADLLSATSHFDRGTLLAEGRFGPVYGGLLPGVLHVAVKVLVHGSTMTDHEAARELEYLGRIKHPNLVPLTGYCLAGEQRIAIYDYMENGNLQNLLYDLPLGIQRTEDWSTDTWDDENSGIQNVGPEGSLTTWGFRHKIALGTARALAFLHHGCSPPIIHRDVKASSVYLDSNLEPRLSDFGISKIFGNGAEDEIARGSPGYVPPEFLESESSSSPKAPTPKSDIYGFGVILFELITGKKPVEDVYEEEKETNLTSWARGLVRTNQASRAIDPRIRGSAPDAQIIEALKIGYLCTAEIPSKRPTMQQVVGLLKDLEQITHI, translated from the coding sequence ATGGGTGTTGAAATAGTGGGTTACTACTTTTTAGTGGTGGCTCTGCTATTTAGGCCTTTGGTTTGCCAACAACCCAACACAGACGAGTCATTTCTTCTTGAATTCTTTGTAAAAATGGGCTTAAACCCACCCCAAAAATATGGATTTTCTGGATCATTCTGTTCTTGGAGAGGTGTGGTTTGTGATGATGAGGGAGAAAATGTTGTGAAGCTAGAAGCTTCTGGAGTGGGTTTATCTGGTGTGATTCCTGATACAACTATTGGGAAATTGACAAAGCTTGAATCTTTGGATCTTAGCAGTAACAAGATTACTACCCTTCCTTCTGATTTGTGGAGTTTGGGTTCTCTCATATTTCTTAATCTTTCACACAACTTAATCTCTGGGAGTCTTTCTAGCAACATAGGAAATTTTGGGCACCTTCAAAGTTTGGACCTTTCATTCAACAAATTTAATGGGATCATTCCAGAAGCAGTCAGCTCATTAACCAAGTTGCAGGCTTTGAATCTCAGTCACAATGGGTTTGAATCCAGTGTTCCATTAGGAATGTTGCAGTGTTTAAATTTGGTTTCTGTTGATCTGTCTGAAAACAAGCTCAATGGCTCTCTTCCTAGTGGCTTTGCTGCTGCATTGCCACAGCTCAAGTTGTTGAGCTTAGCAGAAAACAAGGTTGTTGGCTGGGATTCggactttactgggatgaaaaGCGTGAGCTATCTGAATATCTCAGGCAATTTATTCAGGGGTTCTGTTTTAGGTGTGTTTGAAGGGGCTTTGGAGGTGGTGGATTTGAGCAGGAATCAGTTCCAGGGCCACATTCCTCAGGTAAACCTTACATCGCCTTTCAATTGGTCTAGCTTGCTGTATTTGGATATATCTGAGAATGAGTTGAGTGGTGAGCTTTTCTTCTCAGGATTGCATCACTCTATCAATCTTAGACACCTTAATCTTGCACACAACAGATTCACCAAGCAGCACTTTCTGATCAATGTTGATATGCTTACACATTTAGAGTATCTGAATTTGTCTGCTACCTATTTGGTTGGTGAGATTCCTAGCAACATCTCAGGTCTAACTAGTTTAGCAACCCTTGATCTCTCTGATAACCATCTCAGCTCCCACATTCCTCGTCTCGCGTTTAAAAGCCTCAAGTTTCTTGACCTTTCACACAACAATCTAACAGGAGACATCCCATTGGTGGTGATTGATGAGCTCCATCATATGGATACCTTCAATTTCTCTTACAACAACCTTAGCTTTTGTGCATCCCGGTTTTCCCCCAAAAACCTCGAAGCTTCTTTCATAGGATCGACTAATAGCTGTCCCATTGCTGCCAACCCGGACTTCTTTAGGAAAAAGTCTCCAAAGCATAAAGGTCTAAAGATTGCTCTGGCTCTGACCGTCTCCATGGTGTTTTTGCTCTTGGGGTTGCTTGTTCTAGCCTTTCGATGTCGTAGAAAGACAAGAATGTGGGCTGTGAAACAGGATTCTTACAAGGAGGAGCAGGCAGTCTCGGGGCCCTTCTCGTTCCAGACGGATTCTACCACTTGGGTGGCTGATGTTAAGCAGGCAACATCAGTGCCCGTGGTCATTTTTGAGAAGCCGCTGCTGAACTTTACATTCGCGGACTTGCTGTCTGCGACCTCTCATTTTGATCGGGGCACCTTGCTGGCAGAAGGGAGATTTGGGCCGGTGTATGGTGGACTGCTGCCAGGGGTGTTACATGTTGCTGTTAAGGTTTTGGTCCATGGTTCCACGATGACAGACCACGAAGCTGCAAGAGAGCTCGAGTATCTTGGTCGAATCAAGCACCCTAACCTCGTTCCATTAACCGGATATTGCTTGGCTGGTGAGCAGAGGATAGCTATCTATGATTACATGGAGAATGGGAACTTGCAGAACTTGCTCTACGATCTGCCACTCGGGATTCAAAGGACCGAAGATTGGAGCACAGACACATGGGACGATGAGAACAGCGGGATACAAAACGTTGGCCCTGAAGGATCACTAACAACATGGGGATTCAGACACAAGATCGCACTTGGCACTGCTCGTGCACTTGCGTTCCTCCACCATGGCTGCTCGCCTCCCATCATCCACAGAGACGTCAAAGCAAGCAGCGTCTATCTGGACTCCAACTTAGAGCCCAGGCTGTCAGATTTTGGGATTTCCAAGATTTTTGGCAATGGGGCTGAAGATGAGATTGCTCGTGGATCGCCAGGGTACGTCCCGCCAGAGTTTCTCGAGTCAGAGAGCAGCTCATCGCCAAAGGCTCCAACACCCAAATCAGACATATATGGATTTGGAGTCATCCTGTTTGAGCTCATCACCGGGAAGAAGCCAGTTGAAGATGTGtatgaagaagagaaagaaacaAACTTGACGAGTTGGGCGAGGGGACTAGTGAGGACGAACCAAGCATCACGTGCTATCGACCCCAGGATCCGTGGGAGTGCACCGGATGCACAGATCATCGAGGCTTTGAAGATCGGATACCTTTGCACAGCCGAAATCCCTTCCAAGAGGCCAACCATGCAACAGGTAGTTGGCCTGCTCAAGGATCTTGAACAAATTACACACATTTGA